In a single window of the Pyrococcus sp. NA2 genome:
- the rimI gene encoding ribosomal protein S18-alanine N-acetyltransferase, translating to MEDFAMEENPPKKIPISLVTIRPAKLFDIAYIMRIEQLSFKEKYPRGLFLTFLEANPDTFLVAEYNGKVIGYVMGYLRPDMEGHIMSIAVDPDYRGNGIGKALMIAVIEKLFKKGARWIGLEVRVSNKIAINLYKKLGFKIVKRIYSYYSDGEDAFYMVLTPEDWEKVNIV from the coding sequence ATGGAAGACTTTGCAATGGAGGAAAATCCCCCAAAGAAGATCCCGATATCTTTGGTAACAATTAGGCCAGCGAAGTTGTTTGACATAGCCTATATAATGAGAATAGAACAGTTGTCCTTTAAAGAGAAATATCCTCGGGGATTGTTTTTAACATTTCTGGAGGCCAATCCCGATACATTTCTCGTTGCGGAATATAACGGAAAGGTCATAGGATACGTGATGGGATACCTAAGACCCGACATGGAAGGTCACATAATGAGCATTGCAGTTGATCCAGACTATCGAGGAAACGGAATAGGGAAGGCCCTCATGATTGCCGTGATAGAGAAATTATTTAAAAAGGGAGCAAGATGGATTGGACTTGAGGTGAGAGTCAGCAACAAGATTGCAATAAATCTCTACAAAAAGCTCGGATTTAAGATAGTTAAAAGGATATACAGCTACTATTCCGACGGAGAGGACGCATTTTACATGGTTCTGACTCCAGAAGACTGGGAAAAGGTGAACATTGTATGA
- the endA gene encoding tRNA-intron lyase: protein MKKVIEFYLSGDRVYSTREKAINQLYNNRGYGELKGNKLFLSLIEAAYLTERGWIQVLDGNRELSFEDIVNIGRKKDEDFDIKYIVYKDLRDRGYIVKSALKFGSHFRVYRKGAEHSDWLIWVLRESEKLRPNDITARVRVAHGVRKNMIMAIVDEDNDVVYYKVEWVKF from the coding sequence ATGAAAAAGGTCATAGAATTTTACCTTAGTGGAGACAGAGTTTACAGTACCAGAGAGAAGGCAATAAACCAGCTCTATAACAATAGGGGATATGGAGAGCTGAAGGGGAATAAACTGTTTCTCTCTCTCATAGAGGCCGCCTACTTAACTGAGAGAGGATGGATTCAAGTTCTTGACGGGAATAGAGAGCTATCCTTTGAAGACATCGTAAACATTGGAAGGAAAAAGGATGAGGATTTTGACATAAAGTACATCGTTTACAAGGATCTCAGGGATAGGGGATACATAGTTAAGTCCGCCTTAAAGTTTGGTTCCCACTTTAGGGTTTATAGGAAAGGAGCAGAGCATTCTGATTGGCTGATATGGGTTCTTAGAGAGAGCGAAAAGTTGAGGCCGAATGATATAACGGCAAGGGTCAGGGTAGCACATGGGGTTAGAAAGAACATGATAATGGCAATCGTCGATGAGGACAATGATGTTGTATACTATAAAGTGGAGTGGGTAAAGTTCTAA
- a CDS encoding glycine C-acetyltransferase, whose amino-acid sequence MGKLDWIKEELEELKKKGLYVTIRVLQSAQGPWVIVNGKRVLNMCSNNYLGLAAHPKIKEAAIRAILDYGVGAGAVRTIAGTMDLHVELEEKLAKFKKREAAILFQSGYNANLGAISALLRKGEDGVFLSEELNHASIIDGMRLSGAPKVIYKHIDMDDLKKKLEENKDKKKKIIVTDGVFSMDGDLAPLPEIVELAEQYDAIVYVDDAHGEGVLGSHGRGIVDHFNLHDKVDFEMGTLSKAFGVIGGYVAGPEEAIEYLKQRARPFLFSSAMNPPDVAAAIAAVEILQKSDELVKKLWDNTHFLQKGLRDLGYDLGNTKHPITPVMLYDEKLAQEFSRRLFEEYNIFAQAIVYPTVPLGTARIRLEPSAAHTKEDLKLVIDAFEDLGKKTGFLK is encoded by the coding sequence ATGGGCAAGCTTGATTGGATTAAGGAGGAGCTTGAGGAACTTAAAAAGAAGGGCCTCTATGTGACAATTAGAGTTTTACAAAGTGCCCAGGGTCCTTGGGTGATTGTAAACGGTAAGAGAGTTCTTAACATGTGTTCAAACAACTATCTTGGCTTAGCTGCACATCCAAAGATAAAAGAAGCTGCCATTAGAGCGATTCTTGACTATGGTGTTGGTGCTGGAGCAGTTAGAACCATAGCCGGAACAATGGATCTTCATGTCGAACTTGAGGAGAAACTTGCAAAGTTCAAGAAGAGAGAAGCTGCGATACTCTTCCAGAGCGGTTACAATGCAAACTTGGGTGCAATAAGCGCTTTGCTGAGGAAGGGAGAAGATGGTGTATTCCTAAGTGAGGAACTTAATCATGCAAGTATTATAGATGGAATGAGGCTTAGTGGTGCTCCAAAGGTCATTTACAAGCACATAGACATGGATGATCTCAAGAAGAAGCTTGAGGAGAACAAGGACAAGAAGAAGAAAATTATCGTCACCGATGGAGTCTTCTCAATGGACGGTGACCTAGCTCCACTCCCAGAGATAGTTGAGCTTGCTGAGCAATATGATGCGATAGTTTACGTTGATGATGCCCACGGAGAAGGAGTCTTGGGAAGCCATGGAAGGGGAATAGTTGATCACTTCAACCTTCACGACAAAGTTGACTTCGAGATGGGAACCCTCAGCAAGGCGTTTGGAGTCATAGGTGGTTACGTTGCTGGTCCAGAGGAAGCTATAGAGTACCTTAAGCAGAGGGCTAGACCATTCCTGTTCTCAAGCGCAATGAATCCACCAGACGTTGCTGCGGCAATAGCTGCGGTCGAGATACTCCAGAAGAGCGATGAGTTAGTTAAGAAGCTTTGGGACAACACTCACTTCCTCCAGAAAGGACTCCGCGACTTGGGTTATGACCTAGGAAACACCAAGCATCCGATAACACCTGTAATGCTTTACGACGAAAAGCTAGCCCAGGAATTCTCAAGACGCTTGTTTGAGGAGTATAACATCTTTGCTCAGGCAATAGTCTATCCAACTGTTCCACTTGGAACCGCAAGGATAAGGCTTGAGCCCTCAGCAGCCCACACTAAGGAAGATCTTAAGCTCGTCATAGATGCCTTTGAGGACTTAGGAAAGAAGACTGGATTCTTGAAGTGA